The proteins below come from a single Balaenoptera ricei isolate mBalRic1 chromosome 17, mBalRic1.hap2, whole genome shotgun sequence genomic window:
- the E2F5 gene encoding transcription factor E2F5, translated as MAAAEPAGSGQPAPQGQGQGQRPQPPQSQAQPPPPPPPPPLGGGGGGSSRHEKSLGLLTTKFVSLLQEAKDGVLDLKAAADTLAVRQKRRIYDITNVLEGIDLIEKKSKNSIQWKGVGAGCNTKEVIDRLRYLKAEIEDLELKERELDQQKLWLQQSIKNVMDDSINNRFSYVTHEDICNCFNGDTLLAIQAPSGTQLEVPIPEMGQNGQKKYQINLKSHSGPIHVLLINKESSSSKPVVFPVPPPDDLTQPSSQPSTPVPPQKSNMATQNLPEQHVSERSQNLQQTPATELSSAGSISGDIIDELMSSDVFPLLRLSPTPADDYNFNLDDNEGVCDLFDVQILNY; from the exons ATGGCGGCGGCCGAGCCCGCGGGCTCCGGGCAGCCGGCGCCGCAGGGCCAGGGGCAGGGCCAGCGGCCGCAGCCGCCGCAGTCCCAGGCgcagcccccgccgccgccgccgccgccgcctctcgggggcggcgggggcggcagCAGCAGGCACGAGAAGAGCCTGGGACTGCTCACCACCAAGTTCGTGTCGCTACTTCAGGAGGCCAAGGACGGCGTCCTGGATCTCAAAGCG gctgCAGATACTTTGGCAGTGAGGCAAAAGAGAAGAATTTATGATATCACCAATGTCTTGGAAGGAATTGACCTAattgaaaaaaagtcaaaaaatagtATACAATGGAA AGGTGTAGGTGCTGGCTGTAATACTAAAGAAGTCATAGATAGATTAAGATATCTTAAAGCCGAAATTGAAGATCTAGAACTGAAGGAAAGAGAACTTGATCAGCAGAAGTTGTGGCTACAGCAAAGCATCAAAAATGTGATGGACGACTCCATTAATAATAGAT TTTCCTATGTAACTCATGAAGACATCTGTAATTGCTTTAATG GTGATACACTTTTGGCCATTCAAGCACCTTCTGGTACACAGCTGGAGGTACCTATTCCAGAAATG GGTCAGAATGGACAAAAGAAATACCAGATCAATCTAAAGAGTCATTCAGGACCTATCCACGTGCTGCTTATAAATAAAGAGTCCAGCTCCTCTAAGCCCGTGGTTTTTCCTGTTCCCCCACCTGATGACCTCACACAGCCTTCCTCTCAGCCCTCAACTCCAGTGCCTCCACAGAAATCCAACATGGCAACTCAGAACCTGCCTGAGCAACATGTCTCCGAAAGAAGCCAGAATCTTCAGCAGACTCCAGCCACAGAGTTATCTTCAG CGGGATCTATTAGTGGAGATATCATTGATGAGTTAATGTCTTCTGATG TGTTTCCGCTTTTACGGCTTTCTCCAACCCCGGCAGATGACTACAACTTTAATTTAGATGATAATGAAGGAGTTTGTGATCTGTTTGATGTCCAGATACTAAATTATTAG